A section of the Cottoperca gobio chromosome 17, fCotGob3.1, whole genome shotgun sequence genome encodes:
- the LOC115022598 gene encoding uncharacterized protein LOC115022598 isoform X3, whose translation MEEEGLSNFKTLRAKFQEETLLAQSKSRRPAVAEKPKHPPPSGGHCCSVVGSINIAVENKKPVVPRLIFRDGLLTSGGKLPISFPPQPQQTSPSFQPSNGDSTTWQSLKDRHMPLVLPVLPVKEKKTELPAKKEHTLELEPGKEVLPQTKIKKKGLLLPFKSAKASKVSAENGEEPTYAYLTTRPSSDPGELPSVEKQTTEDRVSLQSDQSTTEFPLSSPDIPITPPTAETSFDFDNKIISTLEKAKKRFSRRQMLISAKPKSFRSTDYVSRDKVLLSPPKNIVEPQLPLLPPVCLPHLACLSARPFFKANHLAHKSAMNKQFGRDKALPSVRTGEPHPCSAPRKKPLPDLRSLGPLPSKPPRPPLVDLSCYHRLAVNEVSPGLSEAPSEEPEAEHPSISHSALDAPEFPDFESCEMETAESESVDIGALELKTFDLVSTELPVPDYCRGPDFEDLQPDISMCDPVELLISAVNQDLNLGSQNIMPLDPASFPEPINLPEFPESAMSEQWSQTEEVSIDPLSSTQADETDLGFAESHSATQEMDDGNHAALNGIQPHPNVSQQDSYYEACDNVYEDVENINKFIFGQISCKPKGGLKNPYATLPLKEEGSLYIWPRNPWGSLSGEHAHLAHNHVHRFVFSKERQSPNTAEHKEQKKREKQRLEKEKKEQKEREKKENEMKKKFKVTGEEEAMYHAKVMVASKIRKNDLPVKNGDTVGIIRTTNCPKGKWLARDAKHKYGYISVMNVELNIKEMLELGKKAQAAGRGGNMEGDTISIGSRSSNHPVLTSSFTDDSEEWACDETISPSNESHFTHQTASLPEMSCGHISVHHTLSDANHEDLHTQTRHEALQKLAIFFQHSKDVFDDIPDGAGAAPTNAEPSNFLCAVEELPYPEQEVDFTELELLPPPLLYADTI comes from the exons ATGGAAGAG gagggacTGAGCAACTTCAAAACTCTGAGGGCCAAGTTTCAGGAAGAGACCCTCCTGGCTCAATCCAAAAGTAGGCGACCAGCTGTTGCAGAGAAACCCAAACACCCTCCACCTTCCGGAGGTCACTGTTGCTCCGTGGTCGGCAGTATTAATATTGCTGTTGAAAACAAGAAACCAGTGGTTCCCCGGCTCATCTTCAGAGATGGGCTGCTAACATCTGGAGGCAAACTACCAATTTCCTTTCCACCACAACCTCAGCAGACCTCCCCCTCATTCCAGCCGTCTAATGGAGATTCCACCACATGGCAGTCCCTGAAAGACAGACACATGCCTCTGGTGCTTCCTGTCCTGCctgtaaaagagaaaaagacagaactGCCAGCCAAAAAGGAGCACACACTAGAACTGGAGCCAGGGAAAGAAGTACTGCCACAAACTAAAATCAAGAAGAAAGGTTTGCTGCTCCCTTTCAAGTCAGCCAAAGCTTCAAAGGTCAGTGCAGAAAATGGAGAGGAGCCTACTTATGCCTATTTGACCACCAGACCTTCCAGTGATCCAGGCGAGTTGCCCTCTGTGGAAAAACAAACCACAGAAGACAGGGTTTCACTCCAAAGTGACCAATCAACCACTGAGTTCCCCCTCTCCAGCCCAGATATACCAATCACCCCTCCTACTGCAGAGACAAGTTTTGACTTTGACAACAAAATTATTAGCACCTTGGAGAAGGCCAAGAAGAGGTTTTCACGCAGGCAGATGTTGATTTCTGCCAAACCTAAGAGCTTCCGTTCCACTGACTATGTCTCAAGAGACAAGGTTTTGCTTTCACCGCCAAAGAATATTGTTGAACCCCAGCTACCCTTACTCCCGCCAGTCTGTCTTCCACACCTGGCTTGTCTATCGGCCCGGCCTTTCTTCAAAGCCAACCACTTGGCACACA AGTCTGCAATGAATAAGCAGTTTGGCAGGGATAAAGCTCTTCCCTCAGTCAGGACTGGCGAACCTCATCCATGCTCTGCTCCTCGAAAGAAGCCTTTACCTGACTTGAGGTCACTGGGGCCATTGCCATCAAAGCCCCCCAGACCTCCATTAGTGGATCTCAGCTGTTACCACCGACTCGCAGTTAACG AGGTGTCACCAGGTCTTAGCGAAGCACCAAGTGAAGAGCCAGAGGCTGAGCACCCATCCATCTCCCACTCGGCACTCGACGCTCCAGAGTTTCCAGACTTTGAGAGTTGTGAGATGGAAACAGCAGAGAGTGAATCTGTTGACATTGGTGCGCTAGAACTGAAGACCTTTGACTTAGTCAGCACTGAACTTCCTGTGCCAGACTACTGCAGGGGCCCCGATTTCGAGGATCTGCAACCTGACATATCAATGTGCGATCCTGTAGAGCTCCTTATAAGCGCCGTCAACCAAGATCTGAATCTTGGCAGTCAAAACATAATGCCCCTTGATCCAGCCAGCTTCCCTGAACCAATAAACCTTCCAGAGTTCCCAGAGTCTGCCATGTCAGAGCAGTGGTCTCAGACCGAGGAGGTGAGCATAGATCCTCTTTCTAGCACTCAAGCTGATGAGACTGACCTGGGATTTGCTGAGTCCCACTCTGCCACGCAGGAAATGGACGATGGTAACCACGCAGCATTGAATGGGATACAACCACATCCTAA TGTATCCCAACAGGACAGTTACTATGAAGCGTGCGATAATGTGTACGAGGATGTCGAGAACATCAACAAATTCATCTTTGGCCAGATATCGTGTAAACCAAAAGGTGGTCTGAAGA ATCCATATGCTACCCTCCCTCTG aaggaAGAAGGGTCTCTTTACATTTGGCCCAGAAATCCGTG GGGCAGTTTATCAGGAGAACATGCTCATCTGGCCCATAATCATGTCCACAG atttgttttcagtaaagaaCGGCAAAGTCCCAACACTGCTGAGCATaaagaacagaagaagagggaaaaGCAGCGactggagaaggagaaaaaggagcaaaaagaaagggagaagaaggaaaatgaaatgaagaaaaagttcaaa GTGACCGGTGAAGAGGAGGCCATGTACCACGCCAAGGTGATGGTGGCTAGCAAGATTCGCAAGAATGACCTGCCAGTAAAGAACGGGGACACGGTCGGCATCATTCGCACCACCAACTGCCCCAAAGGCAAATGGTTGGCCCGAGACGCCAAACATAAGT ACGGATATATTTCAGTGATGAATGTAGAACTTAATATCAAAGAGATGCTGGAACTTGGCAAGAAGGCCCAAGCAGCTGGACGAGGAGGCAACATGGAGGGAGATACTATCAGCATTGGGAGCAG aTCCTCTAACCACCCTGTACTAACAAGCAGTT TCACAGATGACAGTGAGGAGTGGGCATGTGATGAGACCATCTCACCCTCCAATGAAAGCCA CTTTACGCATCAGACTGCCTCCCTACCCGAGATGT CATGTGGCCATATCAGCGTCCATCACACTCTGAGCGATGCCAACCATGAGGACTTGCACACACA GACCAGACACGAGGCCCTGCAGAAACTAGCCATCTTCTTTCAACACAGCAAAGATGTGTTTGATGACATCCCTGATGGCGCTGGAGCGGCTCCTACAAA TGCTGAGCCATCAA ACTTCTTGTGTGCTGTTGAGGAGCTTCCATATCC TGAACAGGAGGTTGACTTCACAGAACTTGAACTCCTTCCTCCCCCGCTGCTCTATGCTGACACCATCTGA
- the LOC115022598 gene encoding uncharacterized protein LOC115022598 isoform X4 has translation MEEEGLSNFKTLRAKFQEETLLAQSKSRRPAVAEKPKHPPPSGGHCCSVVGSINIAVENKKPVVPRLIFRDGLLTSGGKLPISFPPQPQQTSPSFQPSNGDSTTWQSLKDRHMPLVLPVLPVKEKKTELPAKKEHTLELEPGKEVLPQTKIKKKGLLLPFKSAKASKVSAENGEEPTYAYLTTRPSSDPGELPSVEKQTTEDRVSLQSDQSTTEFPLSSPDIPITPPTAETSFDFDNKIISTLEKAKKRFSRRQMLISAKPKSFRSTDYVSRDKVLLSPPKNIVEPQLPLLPPVCLPHLACLSARPFFKANHLAHKSAMNKQFGRDKALPSVRTGEPHPCSAPRKKPLPDLRSLGPLPSKPPRPPLVDLSCYHRLAVNEVSPGLSEAPSEEPEAEHPSISHSALDAPEFPDFESCEMETAESESVDIGALELKTFDLVSTELPVPDYCRGPDFEDLQPDISMCDPVELLISAVNQDLNLGSQNIMPLDPASFPEPINLPEFPESAMSEQWSQTEEVSIDPLSSTQADETDLGFAESHSATQEMDDGNHAALNGIQPHPNVSQQDSYYEACDNVYEDVENINKFIFGQISCKPKGGLKNPYATLPLKEEGSLYIWPRNPWGSLSGEHAHLAHNHVHSKERQSPNTAEHKEQKKREKQRLEKEKKEQKEREKKENEMKKKFKVTGEEEAMYHAKVMVASKIRKNDLPVKNGDTVGIIRTTNCPKGKWLARDAKHKYGYISVMNVELNIKEMLELGKKAQAAGRGGNMEGDTISIGSRSSNHPVLTSSFTDDSEEWACDETISPSNESHSFTHQTASLPEMSCGHISVHHTLSDANHEDLHTQTRHEALQKLAIFFQHSKDVFDDIPDGAGAAPTNAEPSNFLCAVEELPYPEQEVDFTELELLPPPLLYADTI, from the exons ATGGAAGAG gagggacTGAGCAACTTCAAAACTCTGAGGGCCAAGTTTCAGGAAGAGACCCTCCTGGCTCAATCCAAAAGTAGGCGACCAGCTGTTGCAGAGAAACCCAAACACCCTCCACCTTCCGGAGGTCACTGTTGCTCCGTGGTCGGCAGTATTAATATTGCTGTTGAAAACAAGAAACCAGTGGTTCCCCGGCTCATCTTCAGAGATGGGCTGCTAACATCTGGAGGCAAACTACCAATTTCCTTTCCACCACAACCTCAGCAGACCTCCCCCTCATTCCAGCCGTCTAATGGAGATTCCACCACATGGCAGTCCCTGAAAGACAGACACATGCCTCTGGTGCTTCCTGTCCTGCctgtaaaagagaaaaagacagaactGCCAGCCAAAAAGGAGCACACACTAGAACTGGAGCCAGGGAAAGAAGTACTGCCACAAACTAAAATCAAGAAGAAAGGTTTGCTGCTCCCTTTCAAGTCAGCCAAAGCTTCAAAGGTCAGTGCAGAAAATGGAGAGGAGCCTACTTATGCCTATTTGACCACCAGACCTTCCAGTGATCCAGGCGAGTTGCCCTCTGTGGAAAAACAAACCACAGAAGACAGGGTTTCACTCCAAAGTGACCAATCAACCACTGAGTTCCCCCTCTCCAGCCCAGATATACCAATCACCCCTCCTACTGCAGAGACAAGTTTTGACTTTGACAACAAAATTATTAGCACCTTGGAGAAGGCCAAGAAGAGGTTTTCACGCAGGCAGATGTTGATTTCTGCCAAACCTAAGAGCTTCCGTTCCACTGACTATGTCTCAAGAGACAAGGTTTTGCTTTCACCGCCAAAGAATATTGTTGAACCCCAGCTACCCTTACTCCCGCCAGTCTGTCTTCCACACCTGGCTTGTCTATCGGCCCGGCCTTTCTTCAAAGCCAACCACTTGGCACACA AGTCTGCAATGAATAAGCAGTTTGGCAGGGATAAAGCTCTTCCCTCAGTCAGGACTGGCGAACCTCATCCATGCTCTGCTCCTCGAAAGAAGCCTTTACCTGACTTGAGGTCACTGGGGCCATTGCCATCAAAGCCCCCCAGACCTCCATTAGTGGATCTCAGCTGTTACCACCGACTCGCAGTTAACG AGGTGTCACCAGGTCTTAGCGAAGCACCAAGTGAAGAGCCAGAGGCTGAGCACCCATCCATCTCCCACTCGGCACTCGACGCTCCAGAGTTTCCAGACTTTGAGAGTTGTGAGATGGAAACAGCAGAGAGTGAATCTGTTGACATTGGTGCGCTAGAACTGAAGACCTTTGACTTAGTCAGCACTGAACTTCCTGTGCCAGACTACTGCAGGGGCCCCGATTTCGAGGATCTGCAACCTGACATATCAATGTGCGATCCTGTAGAGCTCCTTATAAGCGCCGTCAACCAAGATCTGAATCTTGGCAGTCAAAACATAATGCCCCTTGATCCAGCCAGCTTCCCTGAACCAATAAACCTTCCAGAGTTCCCAGAGTCTGCCATGTCAGAGCAGTGGTCTCAGACCGAGGAGGTGAGCATAGATCCTCTTTCTAGCACTCAAGCTGATGAGACTGACCTGGGATTTGCTGAGTCCCACTCTGCCACGCAGGAAATGGACGATGGTAACCACGCAGCATTGAATGGGATACAACCACATCCTAA TGTATCCCAACAGGACAGTTACTATGAAGCGTGCGATAATGTGTACGAGGATGTCGAGAACATCAACAAATTCATCTTTGGCCAGATATCGTGTAAACCAAAAGGTGGTCTGAAGA ATCCATATGCTACCCTCCCTCTG aaggaAGAAGGGTCTCTTTACATTTGGCCCAGAAATCCGTG GGGCAGTTTATCAGGAGAACATGCTCATCTGGCCCATAATCATGTCCACAG taaagaaCGGCAAAGTCCCAACACTGCTGAGCATaaagaacagaagaagagggaaaaGCAGCGactggagaaggagaaaaaggagcaaaaagaaagggagaagaaggaaaatgaaatgaagaaaaagttcaaa GTGACCGGTGAAGAGGAGGCCATGTACCACGCCAAGGTGATGGTGGCTAGCAAGATTCGCAAGAATGACCTGCCAGTAAAGAACGGGGACACGGTCGGCATCATTCGCACCACCAACTGCCCCAAAGGCAAATGGTTGGCCCGAGACGCCAAACATAAGT ACGGATATATTTCAGTGATGAATGTAGAACTTAATATCAAAGAGATGCTGGAACTTGGCAAGAAGGCCCAAGCAGCTGGACGAGGAGGCAACATGGAGGGAGATACTATCAGCATTGGGAGCAG aTCCTCTAACCACCCTGTACTAACAAGCAGTT TCACAGATGACAGTGAGGAGTGGGCATGTGATGAGACCATCTCACCCTCCAATGAAAGCCA TAGCTTTACGCATCAGACTGCCTCCCTACCCGAGATGT CATGTGGCCATATCAGCGTCCATCACACTCTGAGCGATGCCAACCATGAGGACTTGCACACACA GACCAGACACGAGGCCCTGCAGAAACTAGCCATCTTCTTTCAACACAGCAAAGATGTGTTTGATGACATCCCTGATGGCGCTGGAGCGGCTCCTACAAA TGCTGAGCCATCAA ACTTCTTGTGTGCTGTTGAGGAGCTTCCATATCC TGAACAGGAGGTTGACTTCACAGAACTTGAACTCCTTCCTCCCCCGCTGCTCTATGCTGACACCATCTGA
- the LOC115022598 gene encoding uncharacterized protein LOC115022598 isoform X2 — translation MEEGLSNFKTLRAKFQEETLLAQSKSRRPAVAEKPKHPPPSGGHCCSVVGSINIAVENKKPVVPRLIFRDGLLTSGGKLPISFPPQPQQTSPSFQPSNGDSTTWQSLKDRHMPLVLPVLPVKEKKTELPAKKEHTLELEPGKEVLPQTKIKKKGLLLPFKSAKASKVSAENGEEPTYAYLTTRPSSDPGELPSVEKQTTEDRVSLQSDQSTTEFPLSSPDIPITPPTAETSFDFDNKIISTLEKAKKRFSRRQMLISAKPKSFRSTDYVSRDKVLLSPPKNIVEPQLPLLPPVCLPHLACLSARPFFKANHLAHKSAMNKQFGRDKALPSVRTGEPHPCSAPRKKPLPDLRSLGPLPSKPPRPPLVDLSCYHRLAVNEVSPGLSEAPSEEPEAEHPSISHSALDAPEFPDFESCEMETAESESVDIGALELKTFDLVSTELPVPDYCRGPDFEDLQPDISMCDPVELLISAVNQDLNLGSQNIMPLDPASFPEPINLPEFPESAMSEQWSQTEEVSIDPLSSTQADETDLGFAESHSATQEMDDGNHAALNGIQPHPNVSQQDSYYEACDNVYEDVENINKFIFGQISCKPKGGLKNPYATLPLKEEGSLYIWPRNPWGSLSGEHAHLAHNHVHRFVFSKERQSPNTAEHKEQKKREKQRLEKEKKEQKEREKKENEMKKKFKVTGEEEAMYHAKVMVASKIRKNDLPVKNGDTVGIIRTTNCPKGKWLARDAKHKYGYISVMNVELNIKEMLELGKKAQAAGRGGNMEGDTISIGSRSSNHPVLTSSFTDDSEEWACDETISPSNESHSFTHQTASLPEMSCGHISVHHTLSDANHEDLHTQTRHEALQKLAIFFQHSKDVFDDIPDGAGAAPTNAEPSNFLCAVEELPYPEQEVDFTELELLPPPLLYADTI, via the exons ATGGAAGAG ggacTGAGCAACTTCAAAACTCTGAGGGCCAAGTTTCAGGAAGAGACCCTCCTGGCTCAATCCAAAAGTAGGCGACCAGCTGTTGCAGAGAAACCCAAACACCCTCCACCTTCCGGAGGTCACTGTTGCTCCGTGGTCGGCAGTATTAATATTGCTGTTGAAAACAAGAAACCAGTGGTTCCCCGGCTCATCTTCAGAGATGGGCTGCTAACATCTGGAGGCAAACTACCAATTTCCTTTCCACCACAACCTCAGCAGACCTCCCCCTCATTCCAGCCGTCTAATGGAGATTCCACCACATGGCAGTCCCTGAAAGACAGACACATGCCTCTGGTGCTTCCTGTCCTGCctgtaaaagagaaaaagacagaactGCCAGCCAAAAAGGAGCACACACTAGAACTGGAGCCAGGGAAAGAAGTACTGCCACAAACTAAAATCAAGAAGAAAGGTTTGCTGCTCCCTTTCAAGTCAGCCAAAGCTTCAAAGGTCAGTGCAGAAAATGGAGAGGAGCCTACTTATGCCTATTTGACCACCAGACCTTCCAGTGATCCAGGCGAGTTGCCCTCTGTGGAAAAACAAACCACAGAAGACAGGGTTTCACTCCAAAGTGACCAATCAACCACTGAGTTCCCCCTCTCCAGCCCAGATATACCAATCACCCCTCCTACTGCAGAGACAAGTTTTGACTTTGACAACAAAATTATTAGCACCTTGGAGAAGGCCAAGAAGAGGTTTTCACGCAGGCAGATGTTGATTTCTGCCAAACCTAAGAGCTTCCGTTCCACTGACTATGTCTCAAGAGACAAGGTTTTGCTTTCACCGCCAAAGAATATTGTTGAACCCCAGCTACCCTTACTCCCGCCAGTCTGTCTTCCACACCTGGCTTGTCTATCGGCCCGGCCTTTCTTCAAAGCCAACCACTTGGCACACA AGTCTGCAATGAATAAGCAGTTTGGCAGGGATAAAGCTCTTCCCTCAGTCAGGACTGGCGAACCTCATCCATGCTCTGCTCCTCGAAAGAAGCCTTTACCTGACTTGAGGTCACTGGGGCCATTGCCATCAAAGCCCCCCAGACCTCCATTAGTGGATCTCAGCTGTTACCACCGACTCGCAGTTAACG AGGTGTCACCAGGTCTTAGCGAAGCACCAAGTGAAGAGCCAGAGGCTGAGCACCCATCCATCTCCCACTCGGCACTCGACGCTCCAGAGTTTCCAGACTTTGAGAGTTGTGAGATGGAAACAGCAGAGAGTGAATCTGTTGACATTGGTGCGCTAGAACTGAAGACCTTTGACTTAGTCAGCACTGAACTTCCTGTGCCAGACTACTGCAGGGGCCCCGATTTCGAGGATCTGCAACCTGACATATCAATGTGCGATCCTGTAGAGCTCCTTATAAGCGCCGTCAACCAAGATCTGAATCTTGGCAGTCAAAACATAATGCCCCTTGATCCAGCCAGCTTCCCTGAACCAATAAACCTTCCAGAGTTCCCAGAGTCTGCCATGTCAGAGCAGTGGTCTCAGACCGAGGAGGTGAGCATAGATCCTCTTTCTAGCACTCAAGCTGATGAGACTGACCTGGGATTTGCTGAGTCCCACTCTGCCACGCAGGAAATGGACGATGGTAACCACGCAGCATTGAATGGGATACAACCACATCCTAA TGTATCCCAACAGGACAGTTACTATGAAGCGTGCGATAATGTGTACGAGGATGTCGAGAACATCAACAAATTCATCTTTGGCCAGATATCGTGTAAACCAAAAGGTGGTCTGAAGA ATCCATATGCTACCCTCCCTCTG aaggaAGAAGGGTCTCTTTACATTTGGCCCAGAAATCCGTG GGGCAGTTTATCAGGAGAACATGCTCATCTGGCCCATAATCATGTCCACAG atttgttttcagtaaagaaCGGCAAAGTCCCAACACTGCTGAGCATaaagaacagaagaagagggaaaaGCAGCGactggagaaggagaaaaaggagcaaaaagaaagggagaagaaggaaaatgaaatgaagaaaaagttcaaa GTGACCGGTGAAGAGGAGGCCATGTACCACGCCAAGGTGATGGTGGCTAGCAAGATTCGCAAGAATGACCTGCCAGTAAAGAACGGGGACACGGTCGGCATCATTCGCACCACCAACTGCCCCAAAGGCAAATGGTTGGCCCGAGACGCCAAACATAAGT ACGGATATATTTCAGTGATGAATGTAGAACTTAATATCAAAGAGATGCTGGAACTTGGCAAGAAGGCCCAAGCAGCTGGACGAGGAGGCAACATGGAGGGAGATACTATCAGCATTGGGAGCAG aTCCTCTAACCACCCTGTACTAACAAGCAGTT TCACAGATGACAGTGAGGAGTGGGCATGTGATGAGACCATCTCACCCTCCAATGAAAGCCA TAGCTTTACGCATCAGACTGCCTCCCTACCCGAGATGT CATGTGGCCATATCAGCGTCCATCACACTCTGAGCGATGCCAACCATGAGGACTTGCACACACA GACCAGACACGAGGCCCTGCAGAAACTAGCCATCTTCTTTCAACACAGCAAAGATGTGTTTGATGACATCCCTGATGGCGCTGGAGCGGCTCCTACAAA TGCTGAGCCATCAA ACTTCTTGTGTGCTGTTGAGGAGCTTCCATATCC TGAACAGGAGGTTGACTTCACAGAACTTGAACTCCTTCCTCCCCCGCTGCTCTATGCTGACACCATCTGA
- the LOC115022598 gene encoding uncharacterized protein LOC115022598 isoform X1, with translation MEEEGLSNFKTLRAKFQEETLLAQSKSRRPAVAEKPKHPPPSGGHCCSVVGSINIAVENKKPVVPRLIFRDGLLTSGGKLPISFPPQPQQTSPSFQPSNGDSTTWQSLKDRHMPLVLPVLPVKEKKTELPAKKEHTLELEPGKEVLPQTKIKKKGLLLPFKSAKASKVSAENGEEPTYAYLTTRPSSDPGELPSVEKQTTEDRVSLQSDQSTTEFPLSSPDIPITPPTAETSFDFDNKIISTLEKAKKRFSRRQMLISAKPKSFRSTDYVSRDKVLLSPPKNIVEPQLPLLPPVCLPHLACLSARPFFKANHLAHKSAMNKQFGRDKALPSVRTGEPHPCSAPRKKPLPDLRSLGPLPSKPPRPPLVDLSCYHRLAVNEVSPGLSEAPSEEPEAEHPSISHSALDAPEFPDFESCEMETAESESVDIGALELKTFDLVSTELPVPDYCRGPDFEDLQPDISMCDPVELLISAVNQDLNLGSQNIMPLDPASFPEPINLPEFPESAMSEQWSQTEEVSIDPLSSTQADETDLGFAESHSATQEMDDGNHAALNGIQPHPNVSQQDSYYEACDNVYEDVENINKFIFGQISCKPKGGLKNPYATLPLKEEGSLYIWPRNPWGSLSGEHAHLAHNHVHRFVFSKERQSPNTAEHKEQKKREKQRLEKEKKEQKEREKKENEMKKKFKVTGEEEAMYHAKVMVASKIRKNDLPVKNGDTVGIIRTTNCPKGKWLARDAKHKYGYISVMNVELNIKEMLELGKKAQAAGRGGNMEGDTISIGSRSSNHPVLTSSFTDDSEEWACDETISPSNESHSFTHQTASLPEMSCGHISVHHTLSDANHEDLHTQTRHEALQKLAIFFQHSKDVFDDIPDGAGAAPTNAEPSNFLCAVEELPYPEQEVDFTELELLPPPLLYADTI, from the exons ATGGAAGAG gagggacTGAGCAACTTCAAAACTCTGAGGGCCAAGTTTCAGGAAGAGACCCTCCTGGCTCAATCCAAAAGTAGGCGACCAGCTGTTGCAGAGAAACCCAAACACCCTCCACCTTCCGGAGGTCACTGTTGCTCCGTGGTCGGCAGTATTAATATTGCTGTTGAAAACAAGAAACCAGTGGTTCCCCGGCTCATCTTCAGAGATGGGCTGCTAACATCTGGAGGCAAACTACCAATTTCCTTTCCACCACAACCTCAGCAGACCTCCCCCTCATTCCAGCCGTCTAATGGAGATTCCACCACATGGCAGTCCCTGAAAGACAGACACATGCCTCTGGTGCTTCCTGTCCTGCctgtaaaagagaaaaagacagaactGCCAGCCAAAAAGGAGCACACACTAGAACTGGAGCCAGGGAAAGAAGTACTGCCACAAACTAAAATCAAGAAGAAAGGTTTGCTGCTCCCTTTCAAGTCAGCCAAAGCTTCAAAGGTCAGTGCAGAAAATGGAGAGGAGCCTACTTATGCCTATTTGACCACCAGACCTTCCAGTGATCCAGGCGAGTTGCCCTCTGTGGAAAAACAAACCACAGAAGACAGGGTTTCACTCCAAAGTGACCAATCAACCACTGAGTTCCCCCTCTCCAGCCCAGATATACCAATCACCCCTCCTACTGCAGAGACAAGTTTTGACTTTGACAACAAAATTATTAGCACCTTGGAGAAGGCCAAGAAGAGGTTTTCACGCAGGCAGATGTTGATTTCTGCCAAACCTAAGAGCTTCCGTTCCACTGACTATGTCTCAAGAGACAAGGTTTTGCTTTCACCGCCAAAGAATATTGTTGAACCCCAGCTACCCTTACTCCCGCCAGTCTGTCTTCCACACCTGGCTTGTCTATCGGCCCGGCCTTTCTTCAAAGCCAACCACTTGGCACACA AGTCTGCAATGAATAAGCAGTTTGGCAGGGATAAAGCTCTTCCCTCAGTCAGGACTGGCGAACCTCATCCATGCTCTGCTCCTCGAAAGAAGCCTTTACCTGACTTGAGGTCACTGGGGCCATTGCCATCAAAGCCCCCCAGACCTCCATTAGTGGATCTCAGCTGTTACCACCGACTCGCAGTTAACG AGGTGTCACCAGGTCTTAGCGAAGCACCAAGTGAAGAGCCAGAGGCTGAGCACCCATCCATCTCCCACTCGGCACTCGACGCTCCAGAGTTTCCAGACTTTGAGAGTTGTGAGATGGAAACAGCAGAGAGTGAATCTGTTGACATTGGTGCGCTAGAACTGAAGACCTTTGACTTAGTCAGCACTGAACTTCCTGTGCCAGACTACTGCAGGGGCCCCGATTTCGAGGATCTGCAACCTGACATATCAATGTGCGATCCTGTAGAGCTCCTTATAAGCGCCGTCAACCAAGATCTGAATCTTGGCAGTCAAAACATAATGCCCCTTGATCCAGCCAGCTTCCCTGAACCAATAAACCTTCCAGAGTTCCCAGAGTCTGCCATGTCAGAGCAGTGGTCTCAGACCGAGGAGGTGAGCATAGATCCTCTTTCTAGCACTCAAGCTGATGAGACTGACCTGGGATTTGCTGAGTCCCACTCTGCCACGCAGGAAATGGACGATGGTAACCACGCAGCATTGAATGGGATACAACCACATCCTAA TGTATCCCAACAGGACAGTTACTATGAAGCGTGCGATAATGTGTACGAGGATGTCGAGAACATCAACAAATTCATCTTTGGCCAGATATCGTGTAAACCAAAAGGTGGTCTGAAGA ATCCATATGCTACCCTCCCTCTG aaggaAGAAGGGTCTCTTTACATTTGGCCCAGAAATCCGTG GGGCAGTTTATCAGGAGAACATGCTCATCTGGCCCATAATCATGTCCACAG atttgttttcagtaaagaaCGGCAAAGTCCCAACACTGCTGAGCATaaagaacagaagaagagggaaaaGCAGCGactggagaaggagaaaaaggagcaaaaagaaagggagaagaaggaaaatgaaatgaagaaaaagttcaaa GTGACCGGTGAAGAGGAGGCCATGTACCACGCCAAGGTGATGGTGGCTAGCAAGATTCGCAAGAATGACCTGCCAGTAAAGAACGGGGACACGGTCGGCATCATTCGCACCACCAACTGCCCCAAAGGCAAATGGTTGGCCCGAGACGCCAAACATAAGT ACGGATATATTTCAGTGATGAATGTAGAACTTAATATCAAAGAGATGCTGGAACTTGGCAAGAAGGCCCAAGCAGCTGGACGAGGAGGCAACATGGAGGGAGATACTATCAGCATTGGGAGCAG aTCCTCTAACCACCCTGTACTAACAAGCAGTT TCACAGATGACAGTGAGGAGTGGGCATGTGATGAGACCATCTCACCCTCCAATGAAAGCCA TAGCTTTACGCATCAGACTGCCTCCCTACCCGAGATGT CATGTGGCCATATCAGCGTCCATCACACTCTGAGCGATGCCAACCATGAGGACTTGCACACACA GACCAGACACGAGGCCCTGCAGAAACTAGCCATCTTCTTTCAACACAGCAAAGATGTGTTTGATGACATCCCTGATGGCGCTGGAGCGGCTCCTACAAA TGCTGAGCCATCAA ACTTCTTGTGTGCTGTTGAGGAGCTTCCATATCC TGAACAGGAGGTTGACTTCACAGAACTTGAACTCCTTCCTCCCCCGCTGCTCTATGCTGACACCATCTGA